The genomic interval GCACGACCTGCGCCAGCGCTGGGGCGTGGCCGCGCCGCACAGCCAAATGTTGATGGCTGTGCAGCGCTGTGCCAAGGCGGCAGTGGGCAAGCTGCTGGCCCAGCACAAAACTTAAGTCTCCAATCGGCCTCTTGTGCTGATCCAGAGCGGCTAAGCAGTTATAAATTTTGTAGCAGAAGACATCTGGCCGATTGGCATCAAAGTTGCACGACTTCCAAGGTGCACGGCCCGCGTGCACCAAAGCCGTTCCACCTGCCGAGGTCCGCATGCCCCAGTTTGTCCACACGGTCGGTGCCCACACCTACCGCTTCCGCGATCTCCGTGACCTGCTCGCCAAGGCCACGCCCCTGCGCTCGGGCGACGTGCTCGCGGGCGTGGCGGCGGGCAATGCGCAAGAGCGGGTGGCGGCGCAGATGGCCCTGGCCGATCTGCCGCTGGCCACCTTCTTGAACCTGCAGGTGGTGCCCTACGAGAGCGATGAAGTCACCCGCCTGATCATCGACAGCCATGATGCCGCCGCCTTCGCCCCCATCCGCCACCTCACCGTGGGCGACTTCCGCAACTGGCTGCTGAGCGACGCGGTGGACAGCGCCACGCTGGCCGTGGTGGCCCCCGGCATCACCCCCGAAATGGCGGCCGCGGTGAGCAAGATCATGCGCAACCAGGATTTGATTCTGGTGGCCAAGAAGTGCCGCGTCATCACCGCGTTTCGCAACACCATCGGGCTGGAGCAGCGCCTGTCCACCCGGCTGCAGCCCAACCACCCCACCGACGACACCAGCGGCATTGCCGCCAGCGTGCTCGACGGCCTGCTCTACGGCAGCGGCGACGCGGTGATCGGCATCAACCCCGCCACTGACAACGTGCCCCAGGTGGTGAAGATCGTAACCATGCTGGACGCCATCATCCAGCGCTACGAGATTCCCACGCAAAGCTGCGTGCTGACCCACGTGACCAACACCTTGCAGGCCATAGAGCGCGGCGCGCCGGTGGACCTGGTGTTCCAGTCCATCGCGGGCACCGAGGCGGCCAACCGCAGCTTTGGCATCAACCTGGCGTTGCTGGCCGAAGCCCGCAGCGCCGCCCTGTCGCTGCACCGTGGCACGGTGGGCGACAACGTGATGTACTTTGAAACCGGCCAGGGCAGCGCCCTGTCGGCCAACGCCCACCATGGCATGGACCAGCAGACCTGCGAGGCCCGTGCCTATGCCGTGGCGCGCGCGTTCCAGCCGCTGCTGGTGAACACCGTGGTCGGCTTCATCGGCCCCGAGTACCTGTTTGACGGCAAGCAAATCATCCGCGCCGGGCTGGAAGACCACTTCTGCGCCAAGCTGCTGGGCCTGCCCATGGGCTGCGACGTTTGCTACACCAACCACGCCGAAGCCGACCAGAACGACATGGACGTGCTGCTCACCCTGCTGGGTGCGGCGGGCTGCAACTTTGTGATGGGCATCCCCGGCTCGGACGACATCATGCTGAACTACCAGACCACCTCGTTCCACGACGCGCTGTACGTGCGCCGCCTGCTGGGCCTGCGCCCCGCGCCCGAGTTCGAAGCCTGGCTGCACCGCATGCAAATTTTTGAAGGTGACGGTGTGGCCCAGCTCGGCGCGGCCCTGCCCGAACCATTTGCCCAAGCCTTGTTGGCAATGGGCTAAGGAGCTCCCCATGAACGTGATTTCCAACCCCTGGCAGGCCCTGCGCCAGCTGACTGCCGCCCGCATCGCGCTGGGCCGCAGCGGCATCAGCCTGCCCACCGCCCCGCAGCTGGACTTCCAGCTCGACCACGCCCGGGCCCGCGATGCCGTGCACCTGCCCCTGGACACCGCCAGCCTGGTGCAGGCCCTGGGTGCCGTCTTGCCCGGCCACCCCGATGCCCTGCCACTGGCCAGCGCCGCCCCCGACCGCAGCACCTACCTGCAGCGCCCCGACCTGGGCCGCCGCCTGAACACCGCCTCGCACGACAAGCTGGCCGGGCTGTACCAGCCCGTATGCCCTTACGACCTGGCCCTGGTGGTGGTGGACGGCCTGTCGGCCCTGGCCATTGCCCAGAACGCCGCCCCCTTCATCCACGCCCTGCTGCAACGCCTGGAGACCGAAGACTGGTCCATCGCCCCCACCACCATCGTCAGCCAGGGCCGCGTGGCGGTGGGCGACGAGGTGGGGCAGCTGCTGGGGGCCAAAGCCGTGGTGGTGCTGGTGGGCGAACGCCCGGGCCTGAGCGCGCCCGACAGCATGGGCCTGTACCTCACCTGGGCCCCGCAAGTGGGCCTGACCGATGCCGACCGCAACTGCATCTCCAACGTGCGCCCCGAAGGCCTGTCGTACTTCGATGCCGCCTACAAGCTGCACATGCTGCTGCGCGAATCCCGCAAGCGGCAGTTGTCAGGGGTGGATTTGAAGGATGAGACGGTGGAGGTGCTGGACGAGGGTGCGGCGGTGGGGAGGCGGTTTTTGCTGGCGTGAGCGTGGACGGGGGCCGCCCCAAACTTCTGCGCCGGGACCCGCGTTCGTGGGTGAGAATGCCAGCTTGCCCCGCAGAGCCTGCGGCCTGCACCACGCCCAGCGGCTCCCACATCCTCCTGTATGAACACTGAGATCCCCAAGCACCTCGCCACCGCATTGAACTGGGGTGTCAACCCGGTCTGCCTGGAGATCGCACTGGGTACGCCGCCCATTGCATGCATACGCTCCTCGAACAGCGCCTCGCTGATGACTTTGGAGGTGGAGGAGGTGACGGCCATCATTGCGTGGCTGCGCAGCTCGGCGGTCTTTCCAAGCGATGCATGCACCAAACCCGCCACCCTGGAGCTGGCCGGGGAAAAGTACTTTGCCAATTTCTGCCCCCAACTCGACGGCGTGATCGTGACGGTTCACCGGCAGTGGGAACTTGCCCCACTAAGCCACAGGTGATTGCCTTCGGTGGCATCCTGTCCACCTCTTCCAAAGGATCATCCGATGTCCATCATGACGCTCTGGGGTTTTGACGGCTCCACCTATGTGCGCACCGTCAAAATGGTACTGGCCGAAAAAGGCTTTACCGACTACACGCAGGTTCCGCTCAACGTGCTGGCGGGCGAACCCAAATCGGCCGAGCACCTGGCCCGCCACCCGTTTGGCAAAGTGCCGGTGCTCGACGTCAACGGCCTGCGCCTGCTGGAAACCGCGGCCATCGCCCGCTACCTGAACGACGTGCTGCCCGGCAAGTCGCTGGTGCCTGCCACGCCCGCCGACCGCGCCCGCATGGACATGGTGGTCGGCCTGATCGACTCCTACGGCTACGGCGCACTGCTGGGCGGCGTGGCGGCCTACCACCTGTTTCCCGATTTTGTGGGCGGCAAGAACGCGGCGGCGCTGCAAGCCGGTATCGACAATGGCCGCAAGGTGATTGCATTCGCCATGCAAACCAAGGGCAGCTCGCCCTTCATCGCCGGTGAGCTGAGCCTGGCCGACCTGTACCTGGCCCCCATCGTGTTCTACGTGTCGCTCACGCCCGACGCGGCCACGGTCTGCAACATCCCCGGCTTCGCCGACTGGTGGACCCAGGTGCAGGCCCTGAAAAGCTACCAGGACACGGTGCCCAACCTGGGCTGAATCTGGGCTGAACCAGGCCCACCGGGGCCGCATTACCATCGAGTCTGTCTTTTCACCCAACCGAAAGCAGCTCCCATGACCATCCAGCGCATAAACCCCGGTAACCGCCTGTGCGATGCCACCATCCACAACGGCGTGGCCTACCTGGCCGGGCAAATCCCCGACGATGCCAGCCTGCCCATCGCCGCCCAAACGCAAAGCGTGCTGGACCAGATCGACAGCGTGCTGGCCCTGGCCGGTAGCGACAAGTCGCGCATCCTGAGCGCCACCATCTACCTCTCCAGCATGGGCGACTTCGCCGCCATGAACGCGGTGTGGGACGCCTGGATGGGCACCACCGGCATCGGCCCCGCCCGCGCCACGGTAGAAGCGCGGCTGGCCAAGCCGGAGATCAAAGTGGAGATCATGGTGATCGCGGCCATCGCCTGATTCTTAAAGCAAAAAGAGCCGTTTACGCTTATTCCATCGGCGTAAAAAGCTCTTTTTTCAATAGCAACGGAAAAACCCCAAGCGGGGACCGGCATTTACGCGGGAATCAAACCTTCGGCCTGCAGGGTCTGGCGCACCGCGGGTCGGGCGGCCACACGGGCGCGGAATGCCTGCAGGTGGGACAGGTCCGACAAGTCCAGTTTCACCATGGGGGCCCAGCCGCTGACGGCGAACAGGTAGGCATCGGCCACGGTGAAGTCGCTACCGGTCAGGTAATCGCGCCCGGCCAGCTTGCTGTCGACCCAGACGAATTTCTTGCGCAGCATCTGGGCATGCGTTGCCTTGGCGTCGGCGGCAAAAGCCGGGTTGAACAGGGGCGAAAAGCCCTTGTGCAGCTCGGCGGTGACGTAGTTCTGCCACTCCATGACGCGGTAGCGCGCCATGCTGCCCGCAGCAGGCAGCAACGCGGTGTTGCCTGCCTGGTCGGCGACGTACTGGCAAATGACGGGGCCTTCGCTGAGCACCGCGCCGTCGTCGAGTTGCAGCAGGGGCACCTGGCCTTTGGGGGTGACGGCGTAGTAGTCGCCTCCGGCGGCGGTCACATGCTTGCCCAGGTCGACTTGCTCTACGGTGAACGCGGCACCCGCCTCACGCAACACGATGTGGGGGGCCAATGAGCAAGCGCCAGGGGAGTAAAACAGTTTCATAGGGTTCCGGTAGGTGGTGGACGGACGCATATCTTATGCAGGCCCGGCACACTGCGAAACAGGCTATCCCCCCAAATCGTTACACAAGGTAAACCCTCTGGGCCTTTATGAAAAATACGGCTGCCGTGCTGATGGGACCAGCACGAGCAGCTCTATTTTCAGTAGCAAACTGGCCTACGCCAGGTGCTTGCCAATCAGCCCGGTCAGCTCAAACATGTTGATCTGCGGCTTGCCGAACACCGGGGCCAGCAGCGCGTCGGCGTTGATGTTGCGCTTGTTGGCGGCATCTTGCAGGTTGTTGGCCTTGATGTAGTCCCACAGCTTTTTGATGACCTGCGGGCGCGGCAGGGCCTCGGCCCCCACCACGGCGGCCAGGGCAGCGCTGGGGGTGAGGCCGCCGGTGCTGGTGCTGGCTTTTTTGGCAGCGGCCTTCTTGGCAGGTACTTTTTTCGCAGCAGCGACCTTCTTGGCCGGAACGGCCTTTTTCGCAGGGGCCGCCTTGGCCGCAAATTTGGCCGCGGCACCGGGGCGTGGCGGGAACTTGCTGGGGGCAAATTCAAAGTTCACCTTGCCGGCTTCCGCGTCCCAGGCCAGGTGGGCCTTGAAGGCGCGGCGGGTGCGCATGGAGACGAACTTGTCGAGCAGGTCGGTCTTGCCGGTGGCCAGCAGCTTGGCCATCTGGGCGTTTTCTACCGGCTGCTGCAGGATGACCTTGCCGCTCTTGAAATCGCAGCTGGGGGTGGGCTGGGCCAGCGTGGGCACGGTCTTTTCGCACACAAAATTCGCGCCGTGCTCGTGCACCGGGCTGCCGCATTTGGGGCAGTTGCCCAGCGAGGGGATGCCGGTAAAGTCCACCAGCTCGCCGGATTCTTCGCCCTTTTTGTCGTCGCCAAAGTCGAACTCCAGCTTGTAGTTCTGGGTTTCCTCGTCGAACTTGATGGTCATCTCGGCGGTGAACGGCCAGCCGGCCTTGGAGCGGAAGCCGTCCAGCGGGCCGATCTTGCGGTCGCGCATGAACTGCTCGACCTCGGCGCGCTCGAAGGTGCGGCCCGCAGGCGATTTGCCGAACGAGAAACCGCAGCCGTCGCTGTGGCCGTCGGCCCCGGTGCAGGTGTAGCGGCGGTAGTTTTCTTTGACGATGCCGCCGCAGTTGGGGCAGGGTGTGGCCAGGGTGATGTAGTCGCCGGGGATGGTGTCGCGGTCGTATTCCTTGGCCTTCTTGACCAGGCGCTCGGTCATGCCTGCAATCTCGGCCATGAAGCTTTCGCGGCTCAACTGGCCGCGCTCCATTTGCGCCAGCTTGTATTCCCATTCGCCGGTGAGTTCGGCCTTGGACAGCTCTTCCACGCCCAGGCCGCGCAACAGCGTCATCAGCTGGAAGGCCTTGGCGGTGGGCAGCATTTCGCGGCCCTCGCGCAGCAGGTATTTCTCGGCGATCAGGCCTTCGATGATGGAGGCGCGGGTGGCCGGTGTGCCCAGGCCTTTTTCCTGCATGGCTTCGCGCAGCTCGTCGTCGTCGATGGTCTTGCCAGCGCCTTCCATGGCCCCCAGCAGGGTGGCTTCGGAGTAGCGCGCGGGGGGGCGGGTTTTCAGGGCCTTGGGGTCGGCGGCGATGGTCTGCACCACCTCGCCGGGCTTGACCAGCACCAGGTTCTTGCCGTCTTTTTCATCGTCGTCGGTGACGGCTTCCTTGCCGTAGATGGCCATCCAACCGGGCTTGACCAGCACCTTGCCGTCGGTGCGGAAGGCGTATTTTTTTGCTTCCAAGGCGACGGTGCTGATACGCGTGGTGATCTGGTATTCGGCGCTGGGGAAGAACACCGACAAGAAGCGGCGCACCACAAAGTCGTACAGGCGCTGCTCGGCCTCGCTCAGGCCCGTGGGGGCTTGCAGCGTGGGGATGATGGCAAAGTGGTCGCTGACCTTGCTGTTGTCGAACACGCGCTTGGTCGGCTTGACGTAATTGTTCGCTACCGCTTGCTTGGCAAACGGGGCCAGGTGCGCCATGCCGCTGTCGGCCAGCATGGCCATGGTTTGGTGCACCACGGGCAGATAGTCTTCCGGCAGGGCGCGGGAGTCGGTACGCGGGTAGGTCAGGGCCTTGTGGCGCTCGTACAGGCTTTGCGCCAGGGCCAGCGTGGTCTTGGCACTAAAACCAAAGCGGCTGTTGGCCTCGCGCTGCAGCGAGGTCAAGTCGAACAGGGCAGGCGAAGCCTGCGTGGTGGGCTTGCTTTCTTCCGTGACGGTGGCGGGCTTGCCCCGGGCGGCGTTGGCAATGGCCTGGGCCTCGGCGGCGTTCCACACGCGGTCGGCGCGCTGCTCGGGGTCGGGCTGGCCATCAGGACCCGGTGGCGGCTTTTTGAACTGCGGGTCGAACCACTTGCCGGGGTAGGCACCGGCCTCGGCCTGGAAGCTGCCGTGGATTTCCCAGTAGTCGCGGCTGACGAACTTGCGGATTTTTTCCTCGCGCTCCACCACCACCGACAGGGTGGGGGTTTGCACCCGGCCCACGGTGGTCAGGAAGAAGCCGCCGTCGCGCGAGTTGAACGCGGTCATGGCGCGGGTGCCGTTGATGCCCACCAGCCAGTCGGCCTCGGAGCGCGAGCGGGCCGCATCGGCCAGGCCCTGCATCTGCGCCTCGGAGCGCAGCGCGCCAAAGCCGTCGCGGATGGCCTGCGGGGTCATGGACTGCAGCCACAGGCGGCGCACCGGCTTATTCAGGGGATTTGTGCCGCCCGCGTACTGCTCGATCAGGCGAAAGATCAGCTCCCCCTCGCGGCCCGCATCGCAGGCGTTGATGATGTCGGTCACGTCCTTGCGCTTGGCCTGTTTGACCACGGCGTTGAGGCGGGTTTTGGTTTTGTCGACGGGTTTGAGGTCGAAATACGGCGGAATCACCGGCAGGTGCGCAAAGCTCCACTTGCCGCGCTTCACATCGAACTCTTCCGGGGCCTGGATTTCCAGCAAATGGCCCACCGCGCTGGTGACCACGTACTTCTCGCTCTCGAAATACTCGTCGAACTTTTCAAACTTGCCCGCCGTGGGCGTGAGTGCCCGCACGATGTCTTGTGCAACAGACGGTTTTTCTGCAATCACCAATGTCTTTGTCATAGGAATTTCGCCAATTTCTGAATTCTGTGGGGGGCTTTGCGGGGCGGCGGCTCTTATATAGCCGGGGCCACTTCTACAATCCGTTTTCAACCAGTGTGCAATTGCGCACGTTCGGTTCCCTTATTTAAGTTAACAGAGTTTTGCCCTTGACTTCCAAAACCCCCGTGAAAGCCGTGACAAAAACCGGCCGCCGCATCCAGGTGCGCCGCTCTGGCGTGCATGGCAAAGGCGTTTTTGCCCTGCAAGACATCGCCGCGGGCGACACGGTGGCCGAGTACGTGGGCGAGGTCATTTCCTGGGACGAAGCCCAGGACCGCCACCCGCACGACCCCAGCCAGCCCAACCACACCTTCTACTTCCACGTGGATGCAGACCGGGTGATCGATGCCAACTTTGGCGGCAACGCCTCGCGCTGGATCAACCACGCCTGCGAGCCCAACTGCGAAACCGACGAGCAGGACGGCCGCATTTTCATCATCGCCCTGCGCGACATCAAAGCAGGCGAAGAACTCAACTACGACTACGGCCTGATGTTGGAAGAGCGCTACACCCCCAAGCTCAAGGCCGAATACCCCTGCTGGTGCGGCGCACCCAGCTGCCGGGGCACGCTCTTGGCCCCCAAGCGCCGTATCAGCAAGCTACGCAAATGATCTGGCCCGCCGAATCCATATGGGAAGCCGTCTACCCGCTGCTGCCCGACTTCACCGTCGAGGTGCTGCCGCAGATCGACTCCACCAACAGCGAGCTGATGCGCCGGGTGCGCGCCGGGCACCTGGAGCCCACCCTGCTGGTGGCCGAGCAGCAAACCGCAGGCCGGGGCCGCCTGGGCCGCGACTGGCACAGCGCGGTAGGCGACTCGTTGACCTTTTCGCTGGCGCTGCCGCTGGCCCCCGCCGACTGGTCGGGCCTGTCGCTGGCCGTGGGCGTGGCCGTGGCGCAAAGCCTGCACCCGGATTTGCAGCTGAAATGGCCCAACGATCTGTGGCTGCAGGGCCGCAAGCTGGGCGGCATCCTGATCGAGACCGCAGGCCAGGGCGACCAGCGCGTGGCCGTGATCGGCATTGGCCTGAACATCGCCCCCCCTGCATCGGATAAGGCCGCCGGCCTGTCCACCGCCCCCGCCTGGCTGCAAGAGGTGCTGCCGGGCGTGGATGCCGGTGCTGCCCTGCTGCGCATCGCCGCCCCGCTGGTGCAGGCCCTGAAAGCCTTTGAACTGGCCGGGTTCGCCCCGTTCCAGCCCCAGTTTGCCCAGCGCGACCTGCTGCTGGACCGGGCCATCACCCTGAGCAATGGCACCGTGGGCATGGCGCGCGGCGTGGACGCACTGGGCGGCCTGCGGGTGCAAACCCCCGAGGGCATGCAGACGGTGACCAGCGCCGAAGTCAGCGTGCGCCCCGCCCAAGAGGCCGACTGAACCGATGCTGCGCGGAATCGTCTTGTTTTTGCTGCTGGCCAACGGCGTGTATTTCGCCTGGTCGCAGGGCCTGCTGGCGGCTTATGGCCTGGCACCGGCCTCGGTGTCCGAGCCGCAGCGGCTGGCGCAGCAGATCCACCCCGAACTGGTGGTGTTGGTGCCGCCACACAGCGCCGAAGCGGTTTCCGTTGCGGCAGCCCCCGCCTTGGCGGCCAGCGCCCCCGCCGAACCCACCGAATGCCTGACCGCCGGCCTGTTCGACGTGGCGCGCGGCACCGCGCTGGCCAAGGCCCTGGCCGATGCCCTGCCCGCCGGGTCGTGGTCGCTGGAGCCTGGCGTGGAGCCGGGCCGCTGGATGGTCTACATGGGCCGCTACGCCAGTACCGAGCTGCTGGAGCGCAAAAAGGCCGAGCTGCGCGGCATGCGCATCAAGTTCGAGCCCGCCCCCGCCAACCTGGAACCCGGCCTGTCGCTGGGCAACTTTGACAGCGAAGCCGGGGCCAACAAGCTGCTGGGCGAGGTGACCCAGCACGGCGTTCGCACGGCCCATGTGGTGGCCGAGCGCCTGGAAACCCACGGCATGCGGCTCAAGCTGCCCGCGGTGGATGCGGCGCTGAAAACCCGGCTGGAGGCGCTCAAACCCGCGCTGGGCGGCAAAGCCCTCAAAACCTGCCCGGCCTAGGAGCCCGACATGGACGCCCTCCAACTAGGCCGCTCGCTGCTGGCCATCTCCGTAGGGGCTTCCCTGGGGGCCATCCTGCGCTGGGGCCTGGGCCTGGCCTTCAATGCCGTGTATCCCAGCATCCCGCCGGGCACCTGGCTGGCCAATATGCTGGGCGGCTACCTGATCGGTGTGGCCGTGGCCTACTTTGCCGACCATGGCGGCTTGCCACCCGAATGGAGGCTGCTGGTGATCACCGGCTTTCTGGGCGGCCTGACCACTTTTTCCACCTTCTCCGCCGAGGTGGTCACCCTGGTCCAGCAGGGCCGTATGCTGTGGGCCGGGCTGGCCATCTCGGTCCACGTGGTGGGCTCCCTGCTGATGACCTTGCTGGGCATGGCCACCGTGGGCTGGGTCAAAACCTTTTAAATACCCGCCACCGCCAACCGCCACAGCGAGGTAACTTCCGCCGCGCGCGCTGCGTGCAGGGCGGCGGTGGCATCGGTGGCCTTGGGGTGCACCGGCTTGGCATCCAGGCGCTCCAGCACCTTCAGGCCGTGGGTGTCAAACGCAGCCAGCAGCTCGGCGCGGGTGCGCAGGCCCAGGTGCTCGGCAAAGTCGGACAGCACCAGCCAGCCCTCGCCGCCGGGGGCCAAATGCTGTTTCAACCCGGCCAGAAAGCCCAGCAGCATGCGGCTGTCTTCGTCGTACACCGCGTGCTCGATGGGCGAGCCGGGCCGGGCGGGCAGCCAGGGCGGGTTGCAGACGATCAGCGTAGCCTGGCCTTCGGGGAACAAATCGGTTTGCACCACCTGCACCTGCTT from Comamonadaceae bacterium OS-1 carries:
- the gstB_3 gene encoding glutathione S-transferase GST-6.0 yields the protein MKLFYSPGACSLAPHIVLREAGAAFTVEQVDLGKHVTAAGGDYYAVTPKGQVPLLQLDDGAVLSEGPVICQYVADQAGNTALLPAAGSMARYRVMEWQNYVTAELHKGFSPLFNPAFAADAKATHAQMLRKKFVWVDSKLAGRDYLTGSDFTVADAYLFAVSGWAPMVKLDLSDLSHLQAFRARVAARPAVRQTLQAEGLIPA
- the rutC gene encoding putative aminoacrylate peracid reductase RutC yields the protein MTIQRINPGNRLCDATIHNGVAYLAGQIPDDASLPIAAQTQSVLDQIDSVLALAGSDKSRILSATIYLSSMGDFAAMNAVWDAWMGTTGIGPARATVEARLAKPEIKVEIMVIAAIA
- the crcB gene encoding putative fluoride ion transporter CrcB, giving the protein MDALQLGRSLLAISVGASLGAILRWGLGLAFNAVYPSIPPGTWLANMLGGYLIGVAVAYFADHGGLPPEWRLLVITGFLGGLTTFSTFSAEVVTLVQQGRMLWAGLAISVHVVGSLLMTLLGMATVGWVKTF
- the eutC gene encoding ethanolamine ammonia-lyase light chain, encoding MNVISNPWQALRQLTAARIALGRSGISLPTAPQLDFQLDHARARDAVHLPLDTASLVQALGAVLPGHPDALPLASAAPDRSTYLQRPDLGRRLNTASHDKLAGLYQPVCPYDLALVVVDGLSALAIAQNAAPFIHALLQRLETEDWSIAPTTIVSQGRVAVGDEVGQLLGAKAVVVLVGERPGLSAPDSMGLYLTWAPQVGLTDADRNCISNVRPEGLSYFDAAYKLHMLLRESRKRQLSGVDLKDETVEVLDEGAAVGRRFLLA
- the birA gene encoding bifunctional ligase/repressor BirA, whose translation is MIWPAESIWEAVYPLLPDFTVEVLPQIDSTNSELMRRVRAGHLEPTLLVAEQQTAGRGRLGRDWHSAVGDSLTFSLALPLAPADWSGLSLAVGVAVAQSLHPDLQLKWPNDLWLQGRKLGGILIETAGQGDQRVAVIGIGLNIAPPASDKAAGLSTAPAWLQEVLPGVDAGAALLRIAAPLVQALKAFELAGFAPFQPQFAQRDLLLDRAITLSNGTVGMARGVDALGGLRVQTPEGMQTVTSAEVSVRPAQEAD
- the eutB gene encoding ethanolamine ammonia-lyase heavy chain encodes the protein MPQFVHTVGAHTYRFRDLRDLLAKATPLRSGDVLAGVAAGNAQERVAAQMALADLPLATFLNLQVVPYESDEVTRLIIDSHDAAAFAPIRHLTVGDFRNWLLSDAVDSATLAVVAPGITPEMAAAVSKIMRNQDLILVAKKCRVITAFRNTIGLEQRLSTRLQPNHPTDDTSGIAASVLDGLLYGSGDAVIGINPATDNVPQVVKIVTMLDAIIQRYEIPTQSCVLTHVTNTLQAIERGAPVDLVFQSIAGTEAANRSFGINLALLAEARSAALSLHRGTVGDNVMYFETGQGSALSANAHHGMDQQTCEARAYAVARAFQPLLVNTVVGFIGPEYLFDGKQIIRAGLEDHFCAKLLGLPMGCDVCYTNHAEADQNDMDVLLTLLGAAGCNFVMGIPGSDDIMLNYQTTSFHDALYVRRLLGLRPAPEFEAWLHRMQIFEGDGVAQLGAALPEPFAQALLAMG
- the topB gene encoding DNA topoisomerase 3 — its product is MTKTLVIAEKPSVAQDIVRALTPTAGKFEKFDEYFESEKYVVTSAVGHLLEIQAPEEFDVKRGKWSFAHLPVIPPYFDLKPVDKTKTRLNAVVKQAKRKDVTDIINACDAGREGELIFRLIEQYAGGTNPLNKPVRRLWLQSMTPQAIRDGFGALRSEAQMQGLADAARSRSEADWLVGINGTRAMTAFNSRDGGFFLTTVGRVQTPTLSVVVEREEKIRKFVSRDYWEIHGSFQAEAGAYPGKWFDPQFKKPPPGPDGQPDPEQRADRVWNAAEAQAIANAARGKPATVTEESKPTTQASPALFDLTSLQREANSRFGFSAKTTLALAQSLYERHKALTYPRTDSRALPEDYLPVVHQTMAMLADSGMAHLAPFAKQAVANNYVKPTKRVFDNSKVSDHFAIIPTLQAPTGLSEAEQRLYDFVVRRFLSVFFPSAEYQITTRISTVALEAKKYAFRTDGKVLVKPGWMAIYGKEAVTDDDEKDGKNLVLVKPGEVVQTIAADPKALKTRPPARYSEATLLGAMEGAGKTIDDDELREAMQEKGLGTPATRASIIEGLIAEKYLLREGREMLPTAKAFQLMTLLRGLGVEELSKAELTGEWEYKLAQMERGQLSRESFMAEIAGMTERLVKKAKEYDRDTIPGDYITLATPCPNCGGIVKENYRRYTCTGADGHSDGCGFSFGKSPAGRTFERAEVEQFMRDRKIGPLDGFRSKAGWPFTAEMTIKFDEETQNYKLEFDFGDDKKGEESGELVDFTGIPSLGNCPKCGSPVHEHGANFVCEKTVPTLAQPTPSCDFKSGKVILQQPVENAQMAKLLATGKTDLLDKFVSMRTRRAFKAHLAWDAEAGKVNFEFAPSKFPPRPGAAAKFAAKAAPAKKAVPAKKVAAAKKVPAKKAAAKKASTSTGGLTPSAALAAVVGAEALPRPQVIKKLWDYIKANNLQDAANKRNINADALLAPVFGKPQINMFELTGLIGKHLA